One genomic window of Solanum dulcamara chromosome 10, daSolDulc1.2, whole genome shotgun sequence includes the following:
- the LOC129871733 gene encoding uncharacterized protein LOC129871733 has product MSPGMLYFIIHLRDRTAAQTVVDIVVQEMEQLQADGALENQIQTALDSAPTDEEEEQNMPMFIFMRYVYLSKYYAGDLSHSYKTNIPNRFQCGYYQVLIEEVFALPLQ; this is encoded by the exons ATGAGTCCTGGAATGCTTTACTTCATAATACATCTTAGGGATAGGACTGCAGCCCAGACG GTTGTAGACATAGTTGTCCAGGAGATGGAACAACTACAAGCAGATGGTGCTCTGGAGAATCAAATTCAGACTGCATTGGATTCGGCACCAACAGATGAAGAGGAAGAG CAAAACATGCCTATGTTTATTTTCATGAGATATGTATACTTGTCAAAGTATTATGCTGGAGATCTATCTCATTCTTACAAG ACAAATATCCCGAATCGCTTTCAATGCGGCTATTATCAAGTTCTCATTGAAGAGGTTTTTGCCTTGCCCTTGCAGTAA
- the LOC129871420 gene encoding temperature-induced lipocalin-1-like, translating to MATKVMEVVKNLDLKRYMGRWYELASFPSRFQPRDGVNTRATYTLNTDGTVHVLNETWSNGKRGFIEGTAYKADPKSDEAKLKVKFYVPPFLPIFPVTGDYWVLYIDEDYQYALIGQPSRRYLWILCRQTCLDDEIYNQLVEKAKEEGYDISKLHKTPQSDSPPESEDGPKDTKGIWWIKSILGK from the exons ATGGCTACAAAAGTAATGGAAGTGGTAAAGAATCTTGATTTAAAGAGGTACATGGGTAGATGGTATGAACTCGCTTCATTCCCATCAAGATTTCAGCCCAGAGATGGAGTGAACACAAGGGCTACTTATACTTTGAACACAGATGGCACTGTACATGTGCTGAATGAGACATGGAGTAATGGCAAAAGAGGATTTATTGAAGGAACTGCTTATAAGGCTGATCCTAAAAGTGATGAGGCAAAATTGAAAGTCAAGTTTTATGTACCACCATTCTTACCTATTTTTCCTGTTACTGGGGATTATTGGGTTTTGTATATCGATGAGGATTATCAGTATGCTTTGATTGGTCAGCCTAGTAGGAGGTATTTATGG ATATTATGTAGGCAAACATGTCTTGATGATGAGATTTACAACCAGCTCGTTGAGAAGGCTAAAGAAGAAGGCTATGATATAAGTAAGCTCCACAAGACACCACAATCTGACTCCCCACCCGAGAGTGAAGATGGCCCCAAGGACACCAAAGGAATTTGGTGGATCAAATCAATCCTTGGAAAATAG